In a genomic window of Eriocheir sinensis breed Jianghai 21 chromosome 38, ASM2467909v1, whole genome shotgun sequence:
- the LOC127008767 gene encoding polycomb protein Sfmbt-like isoform X3, with product MMAARDVWLAERTCQLKTPHEGNDISTDLGMLWYGVTGVSFNPADPADVMLNSGTAAPLLSDHPRPLVPTPVPYTEPSATHHTQMLYDPTTGDYVSQPEYMYESYDAYDEDSSSSQVMHQQGTPPITEPGMVEHSEDSPPPMPKSKKPKVHHHPALKLKTPIAYQKDTDLSAIPIMREGMAVCEKCGAIGVKHAFYGKERKFCSLSCARGPLPPPQPISEARQGEREFMEDTSKEMIPVPEQLVNQTPDVPPKDILSTSGSTLTKPSQIVQPQPTLPPPPPPMPQETLSSPTYLPPPESTVDLEGTFSWASSYLDEEGFKAVPVSCFKHAPMAECWDQMSAGMKVEVACGDEGVAKDAYWVATVIAISGFKAKLRFEGFVEDSSKDFWVDLCSEEVHPVGWCATQGRPLIPPRSIQHKYRDWKEFLMRRLTGARTLPTNFVSRVVESQKSRFRPGLNVEVVDKNRIAQMRVATVTEVVGKRLHLKYHGAPPDDNGFWCHEDAPIIHPVGWSREVGHEIVASQSYHEKCIRGTYDPNDAPPELFATTPLPAYLRNAKTTFVEGMKLEAIDPLNLSAICVATIMKVLHNNYLMIRIDSYESDNTCSDWFCYHATSPCIFPAGFCEMHNITLTPPRGYEGQFSWFTYLKKTRATAAPPSLFNREVTSHGFEEGMALESADLMDPRLVCVATVKQVKGRLLKVHFDGWESDFDQWIDYQSPDIYPVGWCDMSGYRLEGPKSEVMAPLVTKRKPKGGWKYGKPGRRGRPLGSKKLGKGSMNTHGSTGMKRRGRPPKEKGSEGGYIDSPTGHGKAIENENPEYLAGDEECSSGPRVHRSHNKKDARRSPRATGVLSSASNTKTLPLRSTRARTLTGTYTQSDEEDMSDETSSGVASLDGNESSGEAWDVEEQSCNPTSTASSTPSTLPDASHTALMPSAVTESKIGDFTNQFDQQPLMESTNSSPAMVNVHSRVEPSNTSKSMCSKSIQQEESAGPHFVYEPSSVQGSAAQATSFTSTIRASTSGNPTETMKPQVSGQLTPLKNTTQPSKGTSQSPIISSTVTSQVSSTPQASVGAGTQSESEDKCYIPRLIDGPVKDGSKVQPKLWSPHDVAQFLKTNDCGAYCDNFVSQNIHGTKLLTLSQNEVMGLTGMKVGPSLKIHDLVQQLLALVNPAQARYQATLLKRGLSFT from the exons CTCGGCCACGCATCACACACAGATG CTGTACGACCCAACCACCGGGGACTACGTGAGTCAGCCAGAGTACATGTACGAGAGCTACGATGCGTACGACGAGGATTCCTCCAGCAGCCAGGTCATGCACCAGCAGGGAACGCCGCCCATCACCGAGCCGGGCATGGTGGAGCACTCTGAGGACTCGCCGCCACCCATGCCCAAGTCCAAGAAGCCAAag GTTCACCACCACCCAGCACTAAAGTTGAAAACGCCAATTGCTTACCAGAAAGACACCGACCTCAGTGCTATCCCCATCATGCGGGAAGGAATGG CTGTGTGTGAGAAGTGCGGAGCCATCGGGGTCAAGCATGCGTtctatgggaaggagaggaagttctGTAGCTTGTCTTGTGCCCGGGGTCCCCTGCCTCCACCCCAGCCTATCAGTGAGGCtcggcaaggagagagagagttcatggaAGATACGAGCAAGGAGATGATACCTGTGCCTGAG CAACTTGTAAACCAGACTCCCGATGTGCCTCCCAAGGACATACTCTCAACAAGTGGCTCCACCCTCACCAAGCCCAGCCAGATAGTGCAGCCCCAGCCAACCCTGCCCCCGCCCCCACCACCGATGCCCCAGGAGACCTTGTCCTCACCCACTTACCTTCCCCCGCCCGAGTCCACGGTGGATCTGGAGGGAACCTTTTCCTGGGCCTCTTCCTACCTGGATGAGGAAGGCTTCAAGGCAGTTCCTGTTAGCTGTTTTAAGCAT gCTCCCATGGCTGAGTGTTGGGACCAGATGAGCGCCgggatgaaggtggaggtggcGTGCGGGGACGAGGGAGTGGCTAAGGATGCCTATTGGGTGGCCACAGTCATTGCCATATCAG GGTTCAAGGCCAAGCTACGTTTCGAGGGGTTTGTTGAGGACAGCTCCAAAGACTTCTGGGTGGACCTGTGCTCTGAGGAGGTGCATCCCGTGGGTTGGTGCGCCACGCAGGGCCGGCCGCTCATCCCCCCGCGCAGCATCCAGCACAAGTACCGCGACTGGAAGGAGTTTCTCATGCGGCGACTCACAGGTGCTCGGACGCTGCCCACCAATTTTGTATCCAGGGTCGTGGAGAGTCAGAAGTCACGGTTTAG GCCTGGGCTCAACGTGGAAGTCGTGGACAAGAACCGCATTGCACAAATGAGAGTGGCCACAGTGACGGAGGTGGTGGGGAAGCGGCTGCATCTCAAGTATCACGGGGCGCCTCCTGATGACAATG gttTCTGGTGTCACGAGGATGCCCCAATCATCCACCCAGTCGGCTGGTCGCGAGAGGTCGGACATGAGATCGTAGCGAGCCAATCCTACCACGAGAAGTGTATACGAGGGACTTACGACCCCAATGACGCGCCTCCTGAGCTGTTTGCCACCACCCCCCTGCCCGCCTACCTCCGCAACGCCAAGACAACCTTCGTAGAGGGCATGAAGCTGGAGGCAATCGACCCCCTCAACCTGTCTGCCATCTGTGTAGCAACGATAATGAAA GTCCTACACAACAACTACCTCATGATAAGGATAGACAGCTATGAGTCGGACAACACTTGTTCGGACTGGTTCTGCTACCACGCCACCTCACCCTGCATCTTCCCGGCCGGCTTCTGCGAGATGCACAATATAACCCTCACGCCCCCACGAGGCTACGAGGGACAGTTCTCCTGGTTCACTTACCTCAAGAAGACTCGGGCCACTGCTGCGCCACCTTCTCTTTTCAATAGG GAGGTGACCAGCCATGGCTTTGAGGAAGGAATGGCACTCGAGTCTGCCGATTTAATGGACCCAAGACTAGTGTGCGTGGCCACTGTGAAGCAGGTGAAAGGAAGACTTCTGAAAGTGCACTTCGACGGCTGGGAGAGTGATTTTGACCAGTGGATTGACTACCAGTCCCCTGACATCTACCCTGTTGGCTGGTGTGACATGTCTGGCTACAGGCTGGAGGGACCAAAGtctgaag tcatGGCACCACTAGTCACAAAGAGGAAACCAAAAGGGGGGTGGAAGTACGGCAAACCAGGGAGACGAGGACGCCCACTGGGGAGCAAGAAGCTGGGCAAGGGAAGCATGAACACCCACGGCTCGACGGGCATGAAGCGGAGAGGCCGGCCACCCAAGGAAAAGGGCTCGGAGGGAGGCTACATAGACTCACCGACAGGCCATGGAAAGGCGATAGAAAATGAGAATCCAG AGTATTTAGCTGGCGACGAGGAGTGTTCATCGGGCCCCAGAGTGCACAGGAGCCACAACAAGAAGGACGCAAGACGATCACCGAGAGCCACTGGTGTCCTCTCCTCCGCCAGCAATACCAAGACGCTGCCCCTGAGATCTACGCGGGCCAGGACCCTCACCGGCACCTACACACAGTCAGACGAGGAGGACATGTCAG ACGAGACCTCATCAGGCGTCGCTTCCTTAGACGGAAACGAGAGTTCTGGAGAGGCCTGGGATGTGGAAGAACAGTCCTGCAACCCCACATCCAcggcctcctccaccccctccactctACCTGACGCCTCACACACCGCCCTCATGCCCTCTGCCGTAACCGAGAGCAAAATAGGTGACTTCACCAATCAGTTTGACCAGCAGCCCCTCATGGAGAGCACCAACAGCAGCCCAGCCATGGTGAACGTACACAGCAGAGTGGAGCCTTCAAACACCAGCAAGAGTATGTGTTCTAAGAGTATTCAGCAGGAAGAGTCGGCTGGTCCACACTTTGTTTATGAACCATCTAGTGTACAGGGGTCAGCAGCACAagccacctccttcacctccactataAGAGCCAGTACCTCAGGAAACCCTACAGAGACCATGAAGCCTCAAGTGTCAGGGCAGCTTACACCCCTGAAGAACACCACTCAGCCTAGTAAAGGAACCTCGCAGTCACCTATCATATCCTCAACAGTCACCAGCCAAGTCTCAAGCACCCCACAGGCTTCGGTTGGGGCAGGAACGCAGAGTGAGAGTGAGGACAAGTGCTATATCCCAAGGCTCATCGATGGCCCGGTCAAGGATGGGTCTAAAGTTCAGCCCAAGTTGTGGAGTCCGCACGACGTGGCGCAGTTCCTCAAGACCAATGACTGTGGGGCGTACTGTGACAACTTTGTATCACAG AACATCCACGGCACCAAGCTGTTGACGCTGAGCCAGAACGAGGTGATGGGCCTGACAGGGATGAAGGTCGGGCCATCCCTCAAAATCCACGACCTGGTGCAGCAGCTTCTGGCCCTGGTGAACCCCGCCCAGGCACGCTACCAGGCGACACTCCTCAAGAGGGGGCTGTCCTTCACTTAG
- the LOC127008767 gene encoding MBT domain-containing protein 1-like isoform X4, with translation MMAARDDLGMLWYGVTGVSFNPADPADVMLNSGTAAPLLSDHPRPLVPTPVPYTEPSATHHTQMLYDPTTGDYVSQPEYMYESYDAYDEDSSSSQVMHQQGTPPITEPGMVEHSEDSPPPMPKSKKPKVHHHPALKLKTPIAYQKDTDLSAIPIMREGMAVCEKCGAIGVKHAFYGKERKFCSLSCARGPLPPPQPISEARQGEREFMEDTSKEMIPVPEQLVNQTPDVPPKDILSTSGSTLTKPSQIVQPQPTLPPPPPPMPQETLSSPTYLPPPESTVDLEGTFSWASSYLDEEGFKAVPVSCFKHAPMAECWDQMSAGMKVEVACGDEGVAKDAYWVATVIAISGFKAKLRFEGFVEDSSKDFWVDLCSEEVHPVGWCATQGRPLIPPRSIQHKYRDWKEFLMRRLTGARTLPTNFVSRVVESQKSRFRPGLNVEVVDKNRIAQMRVATVTEVVGKRLHLKYHGAPPDDNGFWCHEDAPIIHPVGWSREVGHEIVASQSYHEKCIRGTYDPNDAPPELFATTPLPAYLRNAKTTFVEGMKLEAIDPLNLSAICVATIMKVLHNNYLMIRIDSYESDNTCSDWFCYHATSPCIFPAGFCEMHNITLTPPRGYEGQFSWFTYLKKTRATAAPPSLFNREVTSHGFEEGMALESADLMDPRLVCVATVKQVKGRLLKVHFDGWESDFDQWIDYQSPDIYPVGWCDMSGYRLEGPKSEVMAPLVTKRKPKGGWKYGKPGRRGRPLGSKKLGKGSMNTHGSTGMKRRGRPPKEKGSEGGYIDSPTGHGKAIENENPEYLAGDEECSSGPRVHRSHNKKDARRSPRATGVLSSASNTKTLPLRSTRARTLTGTYTQSDEEDMSDETSSGVASLDGNESSGEAWDVEEQSCNPTSTASSTPSTLPDASHTALMPSAVTESKIGDFTNQFDQQPLMESTNSSPAMVNVHSRVEPSNTSKSMCSKSIQQEESAGPHFVYEPSSVQGSAAQATSFTSTIRASTSGNPTETMKPQVSGQLTPLKNTTQPSKGTSQSPIISSTVTSQVSSTPQASVGAGTQSESEDKCYIPRLIDGPVKDGSKVQPKLWSPHDVAQFLKTNDCGAYCDNFVSQNIHGTKLLTLSQNEVMGLTGMKVGPSLKIHDLVQQLLALVNPAQARYQATLLKRGLSFT, from the exons CTCGGCCACGCATCACACACAGATG CTGTACGACCCAACCACCGGGGACTACGTGAGTCAGCCAGAGTACATGTACGAGAGCTACGATGCGTACGACGAGGATTCCTCCAGCAGCCAGGTCATGCACCAGCAGGGAACGCCGCCCATCACCGAGCCGGGCATGGTGGAGCACTCTGAGGACTCGCCGCCACCCATGCCCAAGTCCAAGAAGCCAAag GTTCACCACCACCCAGCACTAAAGTTGAAAACGCCAATTGCTTACCAGAAAGACACCGACCTCAGTGCTATCCCCATCATGCGGGAAGGAATGG CTGTGTGTGAGAAGTGCGGAGCCATCGGGGTCAAGCATGCGTtctatgggaaggagaggaagttctGTAGCTTGTCTTGTGCCCGGGGTCCCCTGCCTCCACCCCAGCCTATCAGTGAGGCtcggcaaggagagagagagttcatggaAGATACGAGCAAGGAGATGATACCTGTGCCTGAG CAACTTGTAAACCAGACTCCCGATGTGCCTCCCAAGGACATACTCTCAACAAGTGGCTCCACCCTCACCAAGCCCAGCCAGATAGTGCAGCCCCAGCCAACCCTGCCCCCGCCCCCACCACCGATGCCCCAGGAGACCTTGTCCTCACCCACTTACCTTCCCCCGCCCGAGTCCACGGTGGATCTGGAGGGAACCTTTTCCTGGGCCTCTTCCTACCTGGATGAGGAAGGCTTCAAGGCAGTTCCTGTTAGCTGTTTTAAGCAT gCTCCCATGGCTGAGTGTTGGGACCAGATGAGCGCCgggatgaaggtggaggtggcGTGCGGGGACGAGGGAGTGGCTAAGGATGCCTATTGGGTGGCCACAGTCATTGCCATATCAG GGTTCAAGGCCAAGCTACGTTTCGAGGGGTTTGTTGAGGACAGCTCCAAAGACTTCTGGGTGGACCTGTGCTCTGAGGAGGTGCATCCCGTGGGTTGGTGCGCCACGCAGGGCCGGCCGCTCATCCCCCCGCGCAGCATCCAGCACAAGTACCGCGACTGGAAGGAGTTTCTCATGCGGCGACTCACAGGTGCTCGGACGCTGCCCACCAATTTTGTATCCAGGGTCGTGGAGAGTCAGAAGTCACGGTTTAG GCCTGGGCTCAACGTGGAAGTCGTGGACAAGAACCGCATTGCACAAATGAGAGTGGCCACAGTGACGGAGGTGGTGGGGAAGCGGCTGCATCTCAAGTATCACGGGGCGCCTCCTGATGACAATG gttTCTGGTGTCACGAGGATGCCCCAATCATCCACCCAGTCGGCTGGTCGCGAGAGGTCGGACATGAGATCGTAGCGAGCCAATCCTACCACGAGAAGTGTATACGAGGGACTTACGACCCCAATGACGCGCCTCCTGAGCTGTTTGCCACCACCCCCCTGCCCGCCTACCTCCGCAACGCCAAGACAACCTTCGTAGAGGGCATGAAGCTGGAGGCAATCGACCCCCTCAACCTGTCTGCCATCTGTGTAGCAACGATAATGAAA GTCCTACACAACAACTACCTCATGATAAGGATAGACAGCTATGAGTCGGACAACACTTGTTCGGACTGGTTCTGCTACCACGCCACCTCACCCTGCATCTTCCCGGCCGGCTTCTGCGAGATGCACAATATAACCCTCACGCCCCCACGAGGCTACGAGGGACAGTTCTCCTGGTTCACTTACCTCAAGAAGACTCGGGCCACTGCTGCGCCACCTTCTCTTTTCAATAGG GAGGTGACCAGCCATGGCTTTGAGGAAGGAATGGCACTCGAGTCTGCCGATTTAATGGACCCAAGACTAGTGTGCGTGGCCACTGTGAAGCAGGTGAAAGGAAGACTTCTGAAAGTGCACTTCGACGGCTGGGAGAGTGATTTTGACCAGTGGATTGACTACCAGTCCCCTGACATCTACCCTGTTGGCTGGTGTGACATGTCTGGCTACAGGCTGGAGGGACCAAAGtctgaag tcatGGCACCACTAGTCACAAAGAGGAAACCAAAAGGGGGGTGGAAGTACGGCAAACCAGGGAGACGAGGACGCCCACTGGGGAGCAAGAAGCTGGGCAAGGGAAGCATGAACACCCACGGCTCGACGGGCATGAAGCGGAGAGGCCGGCCACCCAAGGAAAAGGGCTCGGAGGGAGGCTACATAGACTCACCGACAGGCCATGGAAAGGCGATAGAAAATGAGAATCCAG AGTATTTAGCTGGCGACGAGGAGTGTTCATCGGGCCCCAGAGTGCACAGGAGCCACAACAAGAAGGACGCAAGACGATCACCGAGAGCCACTGGTGTCCTCTCCTCCGCCAGCAATACCAAGACGCTGCCCCTGAGATCTACGCGGGCCAGGACCCTCACCGGCACCTACACACAGTCAGACGAGGAGGACATGTCAG ACGAGACCTCATCAGGCGTCGCTTCCTTAGACGGAAACGAGAGTTCTGGAGAGGCCTGGGATGTGGAAGAACAGTCCTGCAACCCCACATCCAcggcctcctccaccccctccactctACCTGACGCCTCACACACCGCCCTCATGCCCTCTGCCGTAACCGAGAGCAAAATAGGTGACTTCACCAATCAGTTTGACCAGCAGCCCCTCATGGAGAGCACCAACAGCAGCCCAGCCATGGTGAACGTACACAGCAGAGTGGAGCCTTCAAACACCAGCAAGAGTATGTGTTCTAAGAGTATTCAGCAGGAAGAGTCGGCTGGTCCACACTTTGTTTATGAACCATCTAGTGTACAGGGGTCAGCAGCACAagccacctccttcacctccactataAGAGCCAGTACCTCAGGAAACCCTACAGAGACCATGAAGCCTCAAGTGTCAGGGCAGCTTACACCCCTGAAGAACACCACTCAGCCTAGTAAAGGAACCTCGCAGTCACCTATCATATCCTCAACAGTCACCAGCCAAGTCTCAAGCACCCCACAGGCTTCGGTTGGGGCAGGAACGCAGAGTGAGAGTGAGGACAAGTGCTATATCCCAAGGCTCATCGATGGCCCGGTCAAGGATGGGTCTAAAGTTCAGCCCAAGTTGTGGAGTCCGCACGACGTGGCGCAGTTCCTCAAGACCAATGACTGTGGGGCGTACTGTGACAACTTTGTATCACAG AACATCCACGGCACCAAGCTGTTGACGCTGAGCCAGAACGAGGTGATGGGCCTGACAGGGATGAAGGTCGGGCCATCCCTCAAAATCCACGACCTGGTGCAGCAGCTTCTGGCCCTGGTGAACCCCGCCCAGGCACGCTACCAGGCGACACTCCTCAAGAGGGGGCTGTCCTTCACTTAG